One genomic window of Equus caballus isolate H_3958 breed thoroughbred chromosome 6, TB-T2T, whole genome shotgun sequence includes the following:
- the TMEM106C gene encoding transmembrane protein 106C, which yields MGSQHSASARPSSCRRKKDDREDFLAEREQEEAIAQFPYVEFTGRDSITCLTCQGTGYIPTEQVNELVALIPHSDQRLRPQRTKQYVLLSVLLCLLASGLVVFFLFPHSVLVDDDGIKVVKVTFNKQDSLVILAITATLKIRNSNFYSVAVTSLSTQVQYMNTVVGSYVTANVSLIPPRSEHLVNFTVKAEMGGPYSYVYFFCTLPDILIHNIVIFMRTSVKISYIGHVTQSSLETHHYVDCGANSTAV from the exons ATGGGGTCCCAGCATTCCGCCTCTGCTCGCCCCTCTTCCTGCAGGCGAAAGAAAGATGACAGGGAGGATTTTCTGGCTGAACGGGAGCAGGAAGAAGCCATCGCTCAGTTTCCGTATGTGGAGTTCACCGGTCGAGATAGCATCACCTGTCTCACGTGCCAAGGGACCGGCTACATTCCAACAG AGCAAGTAAATGAATTGGTGGCTTTGATCCCACACAGTGATCAGAGGTTGCGCCCTCAGAGAAC TAAGCAATATGTACTCCTGTCTGTCTTGCTGTGTCTCCTGGCATCTGGGTTGgtggttttcttcctctttccacaTTCAGTCCTTGTGGATGACGATGGCATCAAAGTGGTGAAAGTCACGTTTAATAAGCAGGACTCCCTGGTGATCCTCGCCATCACG GCCACCCTGAAAATCAGGAACTCCAACTTCTACTCTGTGGCCGTGACCAGCCTGTCCACCCAGGTTCAGTACATGAACACCGTGGTTGGGTCATATGTGACAGCAAATGTCTCCCTTATTCCACCTCGGAGCGAGCACCTG GTGAATTTTACTGTGAAGGCTGAGATGGGAGGACCGTATTCCTATGTGTA CTTCTTCTGCACATTGCCGGATATCCTGATTCACAACATAGTGATCTTCATGCG AACTTCAGTGAAGATTTCATACATTGGCCATGTGacccagagctccttggagaccCATCACTATGTGGATTGTGGAGCAAATTCTACAGCTGTTTAG